A stretch of the uncultured Bacteroides sp. genome encodes the following:
- a CDS encoding tape measure protein, whose amino-acid sequence MAGRLSFSIAINLLTENFKKGTSSVQQGLRSMQMQVLTFAAAVGGIGLGLDGLISRLIATARETSRVTTALNNVSGTAANFATNQKFLIDLSKKYGIEVLALTGNYAKFTAAATNAGMSLDSQKKIFDSVSRACVAFGMSADDTNLSFLAITQMMSKGKISSEELRRQLGERMPIAMSAMAKAAGVPIQKLDKLLQQGELMSADILPKFADALTSMIPNVNTNNIETSINRLQNAFTEFTKGTGIQSSFKSLIDNLTNMVSYAGNNIKSIISSTVAFIIGVSLGRLFKWISTQLAISQRQAMFAAAKAAKAAGQSFDAAAWKAQSGAATIGVAFTRAGAAIKSAFMSVLPTAIFIGIAELIAKGYDLFTEYKRINSIFSDYKNEVQGISHTPEIIQLQVLKKIAEDTSRSYQERSGALDKINGLLGTNYSIDRSSLSIQGDINKKIAERINLLKAGAEVDFFTRKKLETEDKLRVAKSKAVDRLQIGGKFNPWNGPTGIKTIWNLIGNSTGIDSPTSEIKQLEAVLKDANTRLEAATAIAGNRDVITATPYTKEPKKTKETPLEKAKDKYDKDLLELKAKLKLNIISSDEFNKAFDELNKNALVEAMSLKGNAAKGTKYLSDLQNNVAHPLYNEEQAKLNTASNDYSAAKWELDNKRAAGDTVMTQKEYDTALDELIKSTLELTGSIMGANANKTELYKKLLKDRPSAIIPKMKERDSTYDYKLSKPDLAADKRDNAKENAETIKSAIGGNADELAKDIEAKKLSLEELKNKYQSIAPEMVKALNDAMNNVDNLEDALKIATVKKDIEDLGKEISKGIYSGVKDVASSADRMVSSFQNIRQVFSNVDATGWEKIMAIWDAMINTVDGIMSVINTIQNLTSLFDELAKAKTKEQLIEDEIAKKKLANAAVEVGTNATIEASEGGKIAITKIGEEVDKKATDTKVQNATAEMAANTTAAAVKVSTTATGMVADATGAATKVTTATTEVGANTAVAASEAGKSAAKLPFPFNIIAIAGAIGGVLALFSNLPKFESGGIVGGTSYTGDKILTRLNSGEMVLNKKQQGFVGAALDNTAASASGKVNFESKVRGSDLYLTMKNYMKQTGKKL is encoded by the coding sequence ATGGCAGGAAGATTAAGTTTTTCAATAGCAATCAATCTCTTAACGGAGAATTTCAAAAAGGGAACAAGCAGCGTACAGCAAGGCCTTCGCTCTATGCAGATGCAGGTACTAACCTTTGCGGCAGCAGTAGGCGGTATAGGCCTAGGTCTTGATGGTCTTATTAGCCGACTTATAGCAACAGCACGTGAGACTAGCCGTGTAACAACGGCTTTAAATAACGTTTCCGGAACGGCGGCAAATTTTGCAACAAACCAAAAGTTCCTTATTGACTTATCAAAGAAATATGGAATAGAGGTATTGGCATTAACAGGCAATTACGCAAAGTTCACGGCGGCAGCGACCAATGCCGGAATGTCTTTAGATAGTCAGAAAAAGATATTCGATTCTGTCTCCCGTGCATGTGTAGCGTTCGGTATGAGCGCCGACGATACAAACCTTTCTTTCTTGGCCATTACTCAAATGATGAGTAAAGGCAAAATCAGCTCCGAGGAATTGCGCCGGCAGTTAGGTGAACGTATGCCTATCGCAATGTCAGCAATGGCCAAAGCGGCTGGCGTTCCTATTCAGAAGTTAGATAAATTGCTACAGCAAGGCGAACTAATGAGTGCTGATATATTGCCTAAGTTCGCCGATGCACTCACTAGCATGATTCCGAACGTCAACACGAACAATATTGAAACGTCTATCAATCGCTTACAAAACGCTTTTACTGAGTTCACAAAGGGAACCGGTATACAATCTTCTTTTAAATCTCTGATTGATAACCTTACTAATATGGTAAGTTATGCCGGTAACAATATAAAATCCATTATTAGTTCTACTGTAGCTTTTATTATCGGAGTGTCTCTAGGGAGGCTGTTTAAATGGATTTCTACGCAGTTGGCTATATCACAAAGGCAAGCCATGTTTGCAGCTGCAAAAGCAGCAAAAGCAGCCGGACAGTCTTTCGATGCTGCGGCTTGGAAAGCTCAATCGGGAGCCGCAACGATTGGCGTTGCATTTACAAGAGCCGGAGCCGCTATTAAGTCAGCTTTTATGTCGGTATTACCAACCGCTATATTCATAGGAATAGCTGAATTAATTGCAAAAGGTTATGATCTATTCACTGAATACAAAAGGATTAATAGTATCTTTTCTGATTATAAAAACGAAGTTCAAGGAATATCGCATACACCTGAGATCATTCAACTACAGGTGTTAAAGAAGATTGCAGAAGATACAAGCAGAAGTTACCAGGAACGAAGCGGAGCACTTGATAAGATAAACGGTCTGTTGGGAACGAATTACTCTATAGATAGAAGCTCACTCTCTATACAGGGAGACATAAACAAAAAAATAGCAGAGAGAATTAATTTGCTCAAAGCTGGCGCAGAAGTAGACTTCTTTACACGAAAGAAATTAGAGACAGAAGATAAACTTAGAGTTGCAAAAAGCAAAGCAGTAGATAGGCTTCAAATCGGAGGAAAATTTAATCCTTGGAATGGCCCAACCGGAATAAAAACAATTTGGAATCTTATTGGCAATAGTACCGGAATTGACTCTCCAACATCTGAAATCAAACAGCTAGAAGCCGTTTTAAAAGATGCAAATACAAGACTAGAGGCCGCTACCGCAATCGCAGGTAATAGGGACGTAATCACGGCAACCCCATATACTAAAGAACCAAAAAAAACAAAAGAAACACCTTTGGAAAAAGCAAAGGACAAATACGATAAAGATTTGCTAGAACTAAAAGCAAAGCTTAAGCTAAATATAATCTCTTCCGACGAGTTCAACAAAGCATTTGACGAACTTAATAAAAATGCTCTGGTTGAGGCCATGTCGCTAAAGGGCAACGCAGCAAAGGGTACAAAGTATCTGAGCGACTTACAGAACAACGTAGCGCATCCTCTTTATAATGAGGAACAAGCAAAGCTAAACACGGCATCAAATGATTATTCTGCTGCTAAATGGGAACTAGATAACAAACGTGCGGCTGGTGATACTGTAATGACGCAAAAAGAGTACGACACGGCTTTGGACGAGCTTATAAAATCTACTCTAGAGCTTACAGGTAGTATAATGGGAGCTAACGCTAATAAAACCGAGTTGTATAAGAAATTATTAAAAGATAGACCATCCGCTATTATTCCTAAGATGAAAGAGCGGGATTCTACTTATGATTACAAGCTTTCAAAACCCGATCTAGCAGCAGATAAGCGAGATAATGCAAAGGAGAACGCCGAAACAATTAAATCAGCAATAGGCGGAAATGCCGACGAACTTGCAAAAGATATTGAGGCAAAAAAACTCAGCTTAGAAGAATTAAAAAATAAGTATCAAAGCATTGCTCCCGAAATGGTAAAGGCTCTTAATGATGCGATGAACAACGTAGATAATTTAGAAGATGCTTTAAAAATTGCTACCGTTAAAAAAGATATTGAAGACTTAGGCAAAGAGATAAGCAAGGGCATCTATTCCGGTGTAAAAGACGTTGCTAGTTCAGCAGATAGAATGGTTTCTTCTTTCCAGAACATTAGGCAGGTGTTTAGTAATGTAGATGCAACTGGGTGGGAGAAAATAATGGCTATCTGGGACGCAATGATAAATACGGTTGATGGTATTATGTCGGTCATTAATACTATTCAGAATTTAACTAGCTTATTTGATGAACTTGCGAAAGCAAAAACGAAAGAGCAGCTTATTGAAGATGAAATTGCGAAAAAAAAACTAGCAAATGCAGCGGTAGAAGTCGGAACAAACGCAACAATTGAAGCTAGCGAAGGCGGTAAAATAGCGATAACTAAAATTGGTGAAGAAGTTGACAAAAAGGCAACAGACACGAAAGTACAAAATGCCACGGCGGAAATGGCTGCAAATACAACAGCGGCGGCGGTAAAGGTTTCAACTACGGCAACAGGAATGGTGGCAGATGCTACAGGAGCAGCGACTAAGGTCACTACAGCTACAACCGAAGTCGGAGCAAATACAGCGGTTGCAGCTTCAGAAGCTGGTAAAAGTGCGGCAAAACTTCCTTTTCCGTTTAACATTATTGCTATTGCTGGGGCAATAGGGGGAGTGCTTGCTTTATTTTCCAACCTTCCTAAATTTGAATCCGGGGGTATCGTTGGCGGAACGTCATACACAGGTGATAAGATACTAACCCGTTTGAATAGTGGCGAAATGGTACTAAATAAAAAACAGCAAGGATTTGTGGGCGCAGCTTTGGACAATACGGCGGCCTCAGCTTCCGGAAAGGTTAATTTTGAGAGCAAAGTAAGAGGATCAGATTTATATCTTACAATGAAAAATTACATGAAACAAACCGGGAAAAAGTTATAA
- a CDS encoding helix-turn-helix domain-containing protein yields the protein MDTEIKDQLDRIERLTLLSAKNVLCFNDVALLTGLSKSHLYKLTCSHQIPHYKPNGKQIYFDRVELESWMKQNRIQTTDETESVALNYMVTGKINGRA from the coding sequence ATGGATACAGAAATTAAAGATCAGTTGGATAGAATAGAGCGCCTAACCCTATTAAGTGCAAAAAATGTACTTTGTTTTAATGATGTTGCTTTGCTCACAGGCTTAAGCAAGTCACACCTCTACAAATTAACATGCTCCCATCAAATACCCCACTATAAGCCAAATGGGAAACAGATATATTTTGATCGTGTAGAGCTTGAAAGTTGGATGAAGCAGAACCGAATACAAACAACTGACGAAACAGAAAGCGTGGCTTTAAATTATATGGTTACCGGAAAAATAAACGGGAGGGCATAA
- a CDS encoding site-specific integrase has protein sequence MKKQAKPKEPIKIRYKKLANGNQSIYLDIYTENKREYEFLKLYLIPEHTKADKEANTNTLQLANAIKAKKIVELQNNQHGFSNSGFKSKIKVSDYINSLSEKRIRDTGNNRGFPQMIGGLICHLERYKGSSITFKQIDKKFVSGFIDYMKTATQISNSKKKDIQDSYSKKKLSQGTQTNYYNLLVTCLNQARKDGIISSNPANDIDNKPKRPKSTREYLTIDEVRLLANTVCASDIVKQSFLFCCLCGLRISDVKSLTWGNLYEESNGKIYLRIMQQKTDEELYLPLSDEAIKRLPNKGETKDSDKIFSLPTNCYVNLIIKTWAKAAGIKKHITFHVARHTFATLELTYGADLYTVSKLLGHTEIKTTQIYAKIVDESKRKAVNLIPNINI, from the coding sequence ATGAAGAAACAAGCAAAACCCAAAGAGCCAATAAAGATCAGATACAAGAAATTAGCAAACGGAAACCAATCTATTTATCTGGATATTTACACCGAGAATAAAAGGGAATATGAGTTTCTGAAACTCTATTTAATCCCGGAGCATACCAAAGCAGACAAAGAAGCAAATACCAACACCCTACAGTTAGCGAATGCTATCAAAGCTAAAAAAATTGTAGAATTACAAAACAATCAACATGGGTTTAGTAATAGTGGATTTAAATCAAAAATAAAAGTATCAGATTATATAAACTCTCTGTCGGAGAAAAGAATTAGAGATACTGGTAATAATAGAGGTTTTCCACAAATGATAGGTGGATTAATTTGCCATCTGGAACGATATAAAGGTAGTTCAATTACTTTTAAGCAAATAGATAAGAAGTTCGTATCTGGCTTTATTGATTACATGAAAACTGCTACTCAAATTAGTAATAGCAAAAAAAAGGATATTCAAGACTCGTATAGTAAAAAGAAACTTTCACAAGGAACGCAAACAAACTATTATAACCTATTAGTTACATGTTTAAATCAAGCCAGAAAAGACGGCATAATATCAAGTAATCCAGCCAATGATATTGACAATAAACCCAAAAGACCTAAAAGCACGAGAGAATACTTAACTATAGATGAAGTAAGACTGTTGGCCAACACCGTATGCGCTAGTGATATAGTTAAACAGTCTTTTCTTTTTTGTTGTTTATGTGGGCTTAGAATTAGCGATGTAAAAAGCCTTACATGGGGCAATCTGTATGAAGAAAGCAACGGTAAAATTTATCTCAGAATAATGCAGCAGAAAACCGATGAAGAACTCTATCTTCCATTAAGCGATGAGGCCATTAAACGGCTACCCAATAAAGGAGAAACAAAAGATAGTGATAAAATATTTTCTTTACCAACCAATTGTTATGTTAACCTTATCATAAAGACATGGGCAAAGGCGGCCGGAATAAAAAAACATATTACTTTCCATGTAGCCAGGCATACATTCGCCACGCTTGAACTAACCTATGGCGCAGACCTTTACACTGTATCTAAACTATTAGGGCATACCGAAATAAAAACGACTCAAATTTATGCAAAGATAGTAGATGAGAGTAAAAGAAAGGCGGTTAATTTAATACCCAATATTAATATTTAA
- a CDS encoding DUF3822 family protein: protein MTEELSISQIDFTKTEQYTLSVRLSSEEFYFSIYNPTKAKAYSFISKKTNENLSMAANVKEVIKENDFLKHTYKRVNIMTITKRFTLIPFELFEDEQAETIFYHNHTRNENEVILYNILRNANVVVVFAIDKSAHQQFLDQFPGAHFYCQTSSLAEYFSGRSRLGNSLKMYAYQRKSSVDVLCYDRGRILLINNFKCTETADIIYYLLYMWKQLDFNQERDELHLTGDLRDKETLVKGLKQFVRQLFVINPISEFSLNGVSSAEEIPFDLQTLSLCEL from the coding sequence ATGACTGAAGAGTTGAGCATATCACAAATTGATTTTACAAAGACAGAGCAATACACTTTGTCCGTTCGCCTTAGTTCGGAAGAGTTCTATTTTTCTATCTATAATCCTACAAAAGCAAAGGCGTACAGTTTTATATCAAAAAAGACCAATGAAAATCTATCAATGGCAGCCAACGTAAAGGAAGTCATTAAAGAGAATGATTTCCTGAAGCATACTTACAAGAGAGTCAATATAATGACAATCACAAAGCGATTTACATTGATCCCTTTTGAACTTTTTGAGGATGAACAGGCTGAGACCATTTTTTATCATAATCATACCAGGAACGAAAACGAGGTTATTCTCTATAACATCCTGAGAAATGCCAATGTAGTGGTGGTCTTCGCTATAGATAAAAGTGCACATCAGCAATTTCTAGATCAATTTCCCGGAGCGCACTTCTATTGTCAGACAAGCTCACTGGCTGAATATTTTTCGGGACGCAGCAGGCTGGGCAACAGTCTGAAAATGTATGCCTACCAGCGAAAGAGCTCTGTAGATGTTCTGTGTTATGACCGTGGACGTATACTATTGATAAATAATTTCAAGTGCACAGAAACTGCCGATATTATCTATTATTTGCTTTATATGTGGAAGCAACTGGACTTTAATCAAGAAAGAGATGAACTTCATCTTACAGGAGATCTTCGTGACAAGGAGACCTTGGTAAAAGGATTAAAGCAATTTGTAAGGCAACTATTCGTAATTAATCCCATTTCAGAGTTTTCATTAAACGGAGTATCGAGTGCGGAAGAAATTCCCTTCGACTTACAAACATTATCATTATGCGAGTTATAG
- a CDS encoding AAA family ATPase — MINSYLVGQIKENFPHEPTPEQSLAVEALAEFLLSPVNDTVFILRGYAGTGKTTLVSAVVRTMMKLEQKAILLAPTGRAAKVLSVYSGHPAFTIHKKIYRQQSFSNELSNFSLNDNLHQHTLFIVDEASMISNDGLSGSAFGTGRLLDDLVQYVYSGQGCRLLLMGDTAQLPPVGEEESPALTSDVLKGYGLSVREIDLTQVVRQLGDSGILWNATALRRLIAQGDADSLPMIRINGFPDIRLLAGDELIEEISSCYGKVGMDETIVVCRSNKRANIYNKGIRNTILYREDELSGGDLLMVAKNNYFWTEKCAEIEFIANGDMAVVRRVRRTREMYGFRFADVQLVFPDYQDYELEATVLLDTLHTDAPALPKADNDRLFYAVLEDYSTISTKRERMKKMKADPYYNALQVKYGYAVTCHKAQGGQWKKVFLDQGYISPEMLTPDYFRWLYTAFTRATETLYLVNYPKDQVE; from the coding sequence ATGATTAATAGCTATTTGGTTGGGCAAATAAAGGAAAATTTCCCTCACGAGCCCACTCCCGAGCAATCTTTGGCTGTGGAGGCCCTTGCGGAATTTTTGCTTTCACCGGTGAACGATACTGTATTTATTCTCCGGGGGTATGCCGGAACAGGGAAGACAACGCTTGTGTCTGCGGTGGTGAGAACGATGATGAAACTCGAACAAAAGGCTATTCTTCTGGCACCTACAGGGCGGGCAGCCAAGGTGCTTTCTGTGTACTCCGGTCATCCTGCTTTTACTATTCATAAGAAAATATACCGCCAACAGTCCTTCAGCAACGAGCTATCTAATTTCTCGCTGAATGATAATCTGCATCAACATACGCTTTTCATTGTGGATGAGGCTTCCATGATTTCTAATGACGGACTTTCCGGCTCTGCTTTTGGAACGGGCCGCCTGCTCGACGATCTTGTTCAGTATGTTTATTCGGGGCAAGGTTGCAGACTTTTGCTGATGGGCGATACGGCTCAGCTTCCTCCGGTGGGAGAGGAGGAGAGTCCGGCACTAACGTCGGATGTTCTGAAGGGATACGGACTTTCTGTGCGGGAGATTGATTTGACTCAGGTGGTGCGTCAGCTTGGTGATTCGGGTATTCTGTGGAATGCCACAGCTTTGCGCCGGCTGATAGCGCAGGGAGATGCTGATTCACTGCCAATGATTCGCATAAATGGCTTTCCCGATATCCGTTTATTGGCCGGCGATGAACTGATTGAAGAGATTAGCAGCTGTTACGGTAAGGTAGGAATGGACGAAACAATCGTTGTATGCCGGTCTAATAAGCGGGCAAATATTTATAATAAAGGTATTCGCAACACAATACTCTACAGAGAAGATGAACTCAGTGGGGGTGATTTGCTGATGGTGGCAAAGAATAATTATTTCTGGACGGAGAAGTGTGCCGAGATAGAGTTTATAGCCAATGGTGATATGGCTGTGGTGCGCCGTGTCAGGCGAACGCGTGAGATGTATGGCTTCCGTTTTGCCGATGTGCAGCTTGTTTTTCCTGATTATCAGGATTATGAACTGGAAGCTACTGTCCTTCTTGACACCTTGCACACCGATGCCCCTGCGCTTCCCAAAGCAGATAATGACCGTTTATTCTATGCGGTTCTTGAAGATTATTCCACTATTTCCACCAAGCGTGAGCGTATGAAAAAGATGAAAGCTGATCCCTATTACAATGCTCTGCAGGTGAAATACGGATATGCGGTGACTTGTCACAAAGCTCAAGGCGGACAGTGGAAAAAGGTCTTTCTTGATCAGGGATACATCTCACCGGAAATGCTGACTCCCGATTATTTTCGATGGCTTTATACCGCCTTTACCCGTGCCACGGAAACGCTATACTTGGTCAACTATCCCAAAGATCAGGTGGAATAA